Part of the Prunus dulcis chromosome 8, ALMONDv2, whole genome shotgun sequence genome is shown below.
TTCTACATTCCGTGCGttaagtaattttattttctaaagttcTGTTTTTCCATGTGTTGCGTAAGTTAATAGCGCTACAGGCCTAAAAGCACTTCCAGGCCCAAAAGCACTTCCAGGCCCATGAGAGCAAGTGTTGGATCATGGTCATGTGGGATAAGGCACGCAAGGCCAGttccctcctcctcctctctgcAACAGCTCTTTGCAGCCTTCCAAAAGGTTTAGGCTTTAGCAGGAGGAGATGAGTATTTGCTTAACTGCTGCTTGAGTGAGCTGAAAGCCACTGTTGAGTCAATCTCAGCTACACTCTAGATAAGCTGCGAGCACAATACTAAACCTGAGCCAACTCCTCGGACAggtcagcttcttcttcttccttctctagAACTTCGTACAAGTTAAGACCTTTTCACTGAAGAATATGTAGATAAATAAGAAGATGATAAATTTATGGATTTTTGATAACTGGGCTTCTAAGTCTTCAGTCTTGGGtggtttttttccttcagATTTCCAGAGTTTGATGTCTTCGTATTTTTTTACGTTTCTTTGTATTTCCCCTCTTCTGGGTTTTCTCAGTTAACCAACCAAGATAAccaaaatggtttctcaaatTTAACAAAGACGTAAATAGAACACAATTTTTCTTTGGTACCATAGATATTAGGCTAGATTTTGTAGAGATTTGTCTTCTAAATGTAATTAAGCCTCATTTGTTTGATGAAAAAGAATGCCTTGAAGTTGGAAAAAGCTTTTCTGAGTTTGTGAAGTTGATTATAGAATATGCCTTcgtattttattttccaagtttatttTCGTTATAACAATTGAGTCGGTTATTCAACAAGtatgaaaataacaaagatTCTGCAGATGGGGGttaaatttgagttattttctTGCCTATGTTAAATCACTGTTATTTTGCTTTGCATGAGCGAAATAtcaggtttttgttttttgtttttttttggtgcatTAGCATtgtgtattttaattatgtattttttttttctttctcttgttaGGCTCATTGATAGTTTTAAATCTGGAACTATGAAGATCAGAAGCTATGCTGGTATTACCAAACCCAGCTTTTTGCTTGTGCATCCAGAGTTACCAGCACTTACATCTCGTAATCCCCAATTTACTTCTTTATTCACGCTCCGAATCCCTTGTAACCGTGAGAAGTTGACTGGGATGATTACAAGGTCTCAGTATTCTGTTGCTGATAGAAGGTCGGCAACTAGATATGGGGATTCATCTGTGTCAAATAAAAACACCAATCGTCTGGGTCGGAGACAAGGAGGTTCTTCATCATTATATAGTCGTCCTAGTCTATTAGATATGAAGAATGATAGGATGGAAAATCGTGCGCGAGTTTATGAGTTCTTGCGAGGGATTGGTATTGTCCCCGATGAGCTTGATGGGTTGGAGCTTCCTGTTACAGTTGAAGTTATGAGGGAACGTGTGGATTTTCTTCACAAGCTGGGGCTTACAATTGAAGACCTTAACAACTATCCACTTGTTCTAGGCTGCAGTGTGAAGAAAAACATGATTCCTGTACTTGATTATCTTGGAAAATTGGGTGTTAGGAAGTCCACTTTCACAGAGTTCTTGAGAAGATATCCACAAGTCCTGCATGCTAGTGTTGTTATTGACCTTTCACCAGTGGTCAAGTATCTTCAAGGAATGGATATCAAACCTGATGATATTCCCCGGGTTCTTGAAAGATATCCAGAAGTCTTGGGATTCAAGCTTGAGGGGACCATGAGCACTTCAGTGGCTTATTTAGTCGGAATTGGGGTCGCAAGAAGAGAGATTGGAGGGGTGTTAACTAGATACCCCGAGATTTTAGGGATGCGTGTAGGTAGGGTGATCAAGCCTTTTGTTGAGTATCTTGAAGATTTGGGTATTCCAAGATTAGGCGTGGCTAGACTGATAGAGAAGCGGCCTCACATCCTTGGATTTG
Proteins encoded:
- the LOC117637789 gene encoding transcription termination factor MTERF4, chloroplastic gives rise to the protein MKIRSYAGITKPSFLLVHPELPALTSRNPQFTSLFTLRIPCNREKLTGMITRSQYSVADRRSATRYGDSSVSNKNTNRLGRRQGGSSSLYSRPSLLDMKNDRMENRARVYEFLRGIGIVPDELDGLELPVTVEVMRERVDFLHKLGLTIEDLNNYPLVLGCSVKKNMIPVLDYLGKLGVRKSTFTEFLRRYPQVLHASVVIDLSPVVKYLQGMDIKPDDIPRVLERYPEVLGFKLEGTMSTSVAYLVGIGVARREIGGVLTRYPEILGMRVGRVIKPFVEYLEDLGIPRLGVARLIEKRPHILGFGLEERVKPNVQSLLEFCVRKESLASVVAQYPEIIGIDLKPKLLSQQSSLKSVIDLSPEEFGRVVEKMPQVVSLSDRPMMKHVDFLKNCGFSLEQVRKMVAGCPQLLALNLDIMKLSFDFFQTEMQRPLDDLVDFPAFFTYGLESTIKPRHKMVSKKGLKCSLGWLLNCSDDKFAQRMDYDTIEMEEMELLPSFDMNTLTEPRSDDSGSDYDDSDDDYV